Proteins encoded in a region of the Anopheles aquasalis chromosome 2, idAnoAquaMG_Q_19, whole genome shotgun sequence genome:
- the LOC126570335 gene encoding general odorant-binding protein 56d-like yields MQNLRFVSVAVLLLGITSSMAFFTAEQQEIAKNLADACQKELGVELPADFVTKMRLADPSLDNEVSKCALQCIFAKVGFTDAETGVVNRTVLAQKLSKGNPVEKAEQFADLCANNEGESKCDKAFSLHQCYHKNKSIFN; encoded by the exons ATGCAGAACCTACGATTCGTGTCCGTTGCTGTCCTGTTGCTCGGCATCACCAGCTCTATG GCCTTCTTCACCGCGGAACAGCAAGAAATCGCCAAAAACTTGGCCGATGCCTGCCAGAAAGAGTTGGGAGTGGAGCTGCCGGCTGATTTTGTGACAAAAATGCGCCTAGCGGATCCATCGCTGGACAACGAAGTATCAAAG TGCGCGTTACAGTGCATCTTTGCAAAGGTAGGCTTCACGGATGCGGAAACGGGAGTCGTCAACCGCACCGTACTGGCGCAGAAGCTGTCGAAGGGAAATCCGGTGGAGAAGGCGGAACAGTTTGCCGATCTGTGTGCGAACAACGAAGGAGAATCAAAGTGCGATAAGGCGTTCAGTCTGCATCAGTGTTatcacaaaaacaaatctatCTTCAACTGA
- the LOC126570334 gene encoding probable basic-leucine zipper transcription factor N: MAHFSITEMPTDLKVTDTFPKSGRVTEVCKEWIVREDGALAYQLQNQEISEHYRGNKQRNQIVRQDFPTALTEQIREKQDAERQAALYHQMINEQEEMDAKVAREIAEELQREAQLKRQMEAQRSEMLARKLQEQAHLGERRQPPNGSAGPSSSRQHLEHDQNAYPLPPRTHPKPTAATHGTSSQFLAHSPPPVANQMNAGYRSNGTHPQQPDLHYASLDLNSPKRPPPQPIFHDGGAGAGGDRSVSSSNYREPFPSTSEPHRRAAPVANYNQYSDDESAEPIATNGAAYANINLHSHTPEKKQPQAAPSHRPALPRTHQLPLADHVDSIRPYDMPLTDGSYTAYPISPDTMNNISGSASGSRSHAYQTQTSPAPPPVATRYAHNIREPAAEPEYQNNTNFNKMSPEKYVVPGVPLSSRAMMAASENGSYRGGEMIMGGEPSSGYRRAEAGMQRNANPINYNLYDDDDINEGLASAISSHIDGQQASSSRYGTQQQFTQHIGLPVELAQNQASTSSTSNSRSESNTAGGAMPKSMVASSGNVHNLHHHHHHQQQQQQQASSSQLYQNHPLQVSQLHQQPNSSHASPSHSKHSSYDKTDRIRTLQDLGLAPDEIQEIDQRLEQELRDAELARKLQEEEGDGLDQEFIDRKVAMEAQDKELAKMLQERERAKAKRAREKARLKKEMRMQQQQQHQQSPGTDGSGPMDSESPPRDPLTVTSDAGQDVVGDASYSNPIDMLQNQQQQQRALGTESSVAGSSRPFYGAPMPAPVGSQEVHNNGHYHHRAQGSISSHGSGSGSQHPTHHQNVHLPGSPPMPISDENYSNPIDMIKQQKQQQQLLLQQQQLQHHQQQRVGPNLKLSANVQRLIENGRKDDEIYVLPVSDDGAHPSDMELQSSQRSPQRAIMGDGRGSGERGGRMMSSPGARNPHLDDNVATKIDPTFAAASSMTGSLNASTISNSLTTSSPAAHSSQPDILEFSDPGSSSPVPPYMPIQGTRRNNTAEGKKRKSKERCAQQ; the protein is encoded by the exons ATGGCCCATTTCTCCATCACCGAAATGCCCACGGATCTGAAGGTGACCGATACGTTCCCGAAGAGTGGCCGCGTGACTGAAG TGTGTAAGGAATGGATAGTGCGAGAAGACGGAGCATTGGCCTATCAGCTTCAGAACCAAGAAA TTAGTGAGCATTATAGAGGCAATAAGCAACGAAACCAAATCGTGCGCCAGGACTTCCCGACCGCACTCACGGAACAGATACGCGAAAAGCAGGATGCGGAGCGACAGGCAGCGCTTTATCATCAAATGATCAACGAGCA aGAAGAAATGGACGCCAAAGTTGCTCGTGAGATAGCGGAAGAGCTGCAACGGGAAGCACAGCTCAAGCGCCAGATGGAAGCCCAACGAAGTGAAATGCTCGCGCGAAAGCTCCAGGAACAGGCACATCTGGGTGAACGGAGGCAGCCACCGAATGGTTCAGCGGGACCTTCCTCCAGCCGGCAGCACCTCGAACACGACCAAAACGCTTATCCACTGCCACCACGAACACACCCGAAACCGACTGCCGCCACTCACGGGACATCGTCACAGTTTCTGGCCCATTCACCACCGCCCGTTGCTAACCAAATGAATGCCGGATATCGTTCGAACGGTACCCATCCACAGCAACCTGATCTACACTACGCTTCGCTGGATCTGAACTCTCCGAAGCGTCCGCCACCGCAACCAATCTTTCACGATGGAggtgcaggagcaggaggagatcGTTCGGTATCATCATCGAACTACCGTGAACCGTTTCCATCTACATCCGAACCGCATCGCCGTGCTGCTCCCGTTGCAAATTATAATCAATACTCGGACGATGAATCAGCGGAACCAATCGCAACCAATGGTGCAGCATATGCAAACATTAATCTTCACTCACACACTCCGGAAAAGAAGCAACCGCAAGCGGCACCGAGCCACCGACCTGCACTACCACGAACTCATCAGCTACCACTAGCTGACCACGTGGACAGCATACGACCCTACGATATGCCTCTGACCGATGGTAGCTATACAGCCTACCCGATTTCCCCGGATACGATGAACAATATCTCCGGTTCTGCATCGGGCAGCAGATCTCATGCatatcaaacacaaacatctccagcaccgccaccagtggCAACGCGCTACGCACATAACATACGTGAGCCGGCGGCCGAACCAGAGtatcaaaacaatacaaactTCAACAAAATGTCCCCAGAGAAGTATGTGGTTCCCGGCGTTCCGCTTTCGTCGAGAGCGATGATGGCTGCCAGTGAGAATGGTTCGTATCGTGGAGGAGAGATGATTATGGGTGGTGAACCGAGTAGTGGTTACCGTCGAGCCGAAGCCGGTATGCAAAGGAATGCCAATCCCATCAATTACAATCtgtacgatgacgatgatattAACGAAGGGCTGGCATCCGCCATCAGTAGCCACATTGATGGACAGCAAGCTTCTTCATCGAGATACGGTACTCAACAGCAATTTACTCAGCACATCGGACTGCCGGTTGAGCTCGCTCAGAATCAAGcaagcactagcagcacctCAAACAGTCGCTCTGAGAGCAATACTGCAGGAGGTGCGATGCCAAAATCGATGGTTGCATCGTCCGGGAATGTACACaatcttcatcaccatcatcatcatcagcagcagcagcagcagcaagcttCCTCTTCACAACTTTATCAAAATCATCCTCTCCAAGTTTCGCAActgcaccagcaaccaaaTTCATCCCATGCCTCACCGAGTCACTCGAAGCACAGTAGCTATGATAAGACCGATCGCATTAGAACCCTGCAGGATCTTGGGCTGGCTCCCGATGAGATACAGGAGATTGATCAGCGACTCGAGCAGGAACTGCGTGACGCG GAACTGGCACGTAAGCtgcaggaagaggaaggtgatGGCTTGGATCAAGAGTTTATCGATCGCAAAgtagcgatggaggcgcaagaCAAAGAGCTTGCAAAAATGCTGCAAGAGCGCGAACGTGCGAAAGCAAAACGGGCTCGAGAGAAAGCTCGGCTCAAGAAGGAAATgcgtatgcagcagcagcaacaacaccagcaatcCCCAGGGACGGATGGCAGTGGCCCGATGGATAGTGAATCGCCTCCCAGAGATCCTCTCACTGTTACTAGTGATGCAGGACAGGACGTTGTAGGCGATGCTTCTTACTCCAATCCGATCGACATGCTtcagaaccagcagcaacaacaaagagCATTAGGGACGGAGAGCTCCGTTGCTGGTTCCTCTCGGCCATTCTACGGTGCACCGATGCCAGCACCGGTTGGTTCGCAAGAGGTTCACAACAATGGtcactatcatcatcgtgctcaGGGAAGCATATCATCCCACGGTTCTGGCTCTGGCAGTCAGCATCCCACTCACCATCAGAACGTCCATCTTCCGGGTTCTCCACCGATGCCGATCAGTGACGAGAACTACTCCAATCCGATCGATATGAtcaagcagcaaaagcaacagcagcagcttttgcttcagcagcaacaactacagcaccaccagcaacagcgggTTGGACCAAATCTGAAGCTCTCCGCTAACGTACAGCGATTGATAGAGAATGGTCGTAAGGATGATGAAATCTATGTTCTACCGGTTTCGGACGATGGCGCTCATCCATCGGACATGGAATTGCAAAGTTCGCAAAGGAGTCCACAACGAGCTATTATGGGTGATGGACGTGGGTCGGGTGAACGAGGTGGTCGCATGATGTCTTCTCCCGGGGCAAG AAATCCACATTTGGATGATAATGTCGCTACAAAGATCGATCCTACGTTTGCcgcagccagcagcatgaCCGGTTCCTTGAATGCCAGCACTATCTCCAATTCACTAACGACTTCCTCTCCTGCCGCTCATTCATCACAACCAG atATACTCGAGTTCTCCGATCCCGGTTCGTCTAGTCCTGTGCCACCATACATGCCGATACAGGGTACCCGCCGTAACAACACCGCCGAAGGCAAAAAGCGTAAATCGAAGGAACGTTGCGCGCAGCAGTAG
- the LOC126576187 gene encoding LOW QUALITY PROTEIN: vascular endothelial growth factor receptor kdr-like (The sequence of the model RefSeq protein was modified relative to this genomic sequence to represent the inferred CDS: substituted 3 bases at 3 genomic stop codons), translating to MKRTVNFLTVVFNQLGSVKAENSKLPPMSDNGDAAVDLPLIEWPADEVVLGFGEIWNVMCICNNPIVWKPFDDAYSWELPVINISFHNTTDIKKPYGSILTITNATALMVGQYYCVHSEKQHEDLDEMIAENVASSIYVYVKDPHQIVVPRQIKYYYKNQKMVILCKPSHPDVEVELCDHSYKTCRATSDPTKGFVISETTYIRSEDYYCKVNDTKFAPILPLEYSGGTLKKPIIISNVGNQVPIGRTIRLNCIFVGYGKNIQVWWKTLPNHQLAEIDNTISIGKIFRPTLESSLVTRDLIIENATIEHKRTYRCEVIDSENNTYYHNFKLHVRESANDFVELSTAHNRTSINRWINSNGETTPIEIIIHYKSYPSNITYEWFKDYDGLIDMENGAVFKQEKTDDYIKLRIHQPKSYNTDIYTLVVQAGTAKAIYNMSVFVHDKPTLTMDNRKAAEGDIVTLQCSAEAYPMSTISFMFQPCKEVPRANCSTLNNTEAVWQVGSARTETGGYVWVVSLYTIYALEPGVVYCKANNSVGNAMTQAYLLIENISEFMTLEIVNPKGVITVGDNVTIVCSVMIFVDTVDVTFERNGKKLPGTVIQNDSKMHKIQLTLWNVGLNHTGEIFCNVTYRRNRRPEESTFIHMEVIHAVAPHLRSGDINQTLIVDALKPIKLECDVGGTPEPKITWFKDGKPFEYNMSSPENISSITIENANPMHSGLYKCIAANKQGNIMLFKDVTVPISKWNQPIVYVMMSLLLLIAIPIGLTSLYFFYKKKKQLSKLEDDIFAYYNPILPQNEETKLPFSYKSQYEFALERLKLLTQLGTGAFGVVMMAIATGIKVNEETTIVAVKIVKDKHDDDSMRALLAELKILTHLGRHLNVVNLLGAVTQHISNHELMVIVEYCAFGNLQDYLQKHRGRFMDQISHQSDEVLQSNRTDRVYQYNVHGLKYVSLSFSTDNLNHPAQCGLQSTSNKRYVYYSQINDADKNDKKAHNASTESEFSNFEVLFRYIRFXHXMLTXLTAQDRLSFDSEEPLKPSSHLANESVAPLRSLNTADLIIWAAQVASGMEYLASQKVMHGDLAARNILLCDDNVVKICDFGLARTIYRHNVYKKNGEALLPFKWLAIECITDNIFNTQSDVWAYGIVLWELFSLGKMPYPGLDANLELYNMLQEGYRMQKPQFANRDIYDIMLNCWAEDPTARPSFTDLRRRFNAMMPEEVLDRLLKLNEPYVALNAANNKDNSAFSSYVLPSSTKGYVNVSKVPSVYPSSDIDQSTTNDDRESKVDADGSSNSGDDLKQMSFNAEELQPAQDSLSNTSAGIRKKKHSRHAELFVNMHNAFSNPCYIDMKQFNEER from the exons ATGAAAAGAACCGTAAACTTTCTTACTGTTGTGTTTAATCAGTTGGGATCAGTAAAGG CTGAAAATAGTAAACTTCCCCCGATGAGCGATAATGGAGATGCTGCAGTTGACTTACCCCTAATCGAATGGCCAGCTGACGAGGTAGTGCTTGGGTTTGGAGAAATATGGAATGTTATGTGTATCTGTAATAACCCAATCGTATGGAAGCCTTTTGATGACGCGTATTCGTGG GAGCTTCCAGTCatcaatatttcatttcacaacACAACCGATATCAAAAAGCCTTATGGTAGCATTCTTACCATAACAAACGCAACTGCATTGATGGTTGGCCAGTACTACTGTGTACACTCCGAGAAGCAACATGAAGATCTAGATGAGATGATTGCTGAAAACGTAGCCAGCAGCATCTATGTTTATGTAAAAGATCCTCATCAAATCGTGGTACCGCGTCAGATTAAGTATTActataaaaaccaaaaaatggttATTCTCTGCAAACCTTCGCATCCGGATGTAGAGGTGGAATTGTGTGACCATTCGTACAAA ACCTGTAGAGCGACTTCAGATCCAACAAAAGGGTTTGTAATTTCGGAAACAACCTATATTCGTTCAGAAGATTATTATTGTAAAGTCAATGACACCAAATTTGCTCCTATTCTTCCCCTGGAATACAGTGGAG gaacattaaaaaaacctATCATCATAAGCAATGTTGGGAATCAAGTACCAATTGGGAGAACCATTCGTCTGAACTGCATTTTCGTGGGGTATGGTAAAAATATTCAAGTATGGTGGAAAACGCTTCCAAACCATCAGCTTGCTGAGATA GACAATACAATCTCTATAGGTAAAATATTTAGACCCACTTTAGAGTCTTCACTCGTCACTCGTGACCTCATAATCGAAAATGCTACGATCGAGCACAAAAGAACCTATCGGTGTGAAGTGATTGATAGTGAAAATAATACCTACTATCACAATTTTAAGTTGCATGTTCGTGAATCGGCTAACGATTTTGTTGAACTGAGTACAGCACACAACCGAACGTCCATCAATCGATGGATAAACAGCAATGGAGAAACAACGCCGATTGAAATTATTATCCATTATAAATCCTATCCCTCCAACATAACCTATGAGTGGTTCAAGGACTACGATGGCCTAATAGACATGGAGAACGGAGCCGTGtttaaacaagaaaaaacTGATGATTATATCAAACTGAGGATCCATCAACCGAAGTCGTACAATACAGACATTTACACACTTGTTGTTCAAGCAGGTACCGCGAAAGCGATATACAACATGTCCGTTTTCGTTCATG ATAAGCCTACTTTAACTATGGATAATAGAAAAGCAGCCGAAGGAGATATAGTTACTTTACAGTGTTCGGCTGAGGCTTATCCGATGTCAACAATTAGCTTCATGTTCCAGCCGTGTAAGGAAGTACCCAGGGCCAACTGTTCGACTTTGAATAATACAGAAGCTGTGTGGCAAGTAGGTAGCGCGC GAACAGAGACCGGAGGATACGTCTGGGTAGTATCGCTATACACAATATATGCTCTTGAACCTGGAGTCGTGTACTGCAAGGCTAACAATTCCGTAGGAAATGCAATGACGCAAGCCTATTTATTGATAGAAAATATTTCCGAATTTATGACGCTGGAAATTGTTAACCCCAAAGGTGTAATTACTGTTGGAGATAACGTAACCATCGTCTGCTCGGTTATGATTTTCGTAGACACCGTTGACGTGACATTCGAGCGCAATGGAAAGAAGCTCCCAGGAACTGTGATACAAAACGATtcaaaaatgcacaaaatcCAACTCACTCTGTGGAATGTTGGCCTAAATCATACGGGAGAAATATTCTGTAATGTGACATACAGGAGGAACAGAAGACCAGAAGAGTCAACGTTCATTCACATGGAAGTGATACATGCAGTCGCTCCTCATTTGCGTTCAGGCGATATCAATCAAACTCTAATCGTTGATGCACTGAAGCCCATTAAACTCGAGTGTGATGTTGGTGGAACTCCTGAACCAAAGATAACGTGGTTCAAAGATGGAAAGCCTTTCGAATACAATATGAGCAGCCCAGAAAATATATCTTCAATCACAATTGAAAATGCGAATCCAATGCACTCGGGGTTATATAAATGCATTGCAGCAAATAAACAAGGAAATATTATGTTATTCAAGGACGTTACCGTACCAA TTAGCAAGTGGAATCAGCCGATAGTATATGTGATGATGTCTCTTCTACTGCTAATAGCAATTCCAATAGGGTTGACATCTCTGTATTTCTTctacaagaagaaaaagcaattaTCAAAATTAGAAGATGACATTTTTGCATATTATAACCCCATCTTGCCACAGAATGAAGAGACCAAACTTCCATTTTCATATAAATCGCAGTATGAATTCGCACTGGAGCGACTGAAACTTCTCACACAACTCGGGACCGGTGCTTTTGGTGTAGTGATGATGGCAATCGCCACTGGTATTAAGGTAAACGAAGAGACAACGATAGTTGCCGTCAAAATTGTAAAGGATAAACACGATGACGATTCTATGCGCGCCCTATTGGCGGAGCTCAAGATATTAACACATCTAGGTCGGCACCTGAACGTGGTGAATCTACTTGGAGCAGTAACTCAACACATTTCGAATC ATGAGTTAATGGTTATCGTCGAGTATTGTGCTTTCGGAAATTTGCAGGATTACCTACAAAAACATCGAGGACGATTCATGGATCAGATAAGTCACCAATCGGATGAGGTATTACAATCGAACAGAACCGATCGTGTTTATCAATACAACGT TCATGGTTTGAAATACGTGAGTTTATCGTTTTCTACCGACAATCTAAATCACCCTGCACAATGTGGCCTACAGTCAACTAGTAACAAAAGATATGTATATTATTCCCAAATCAACGATGCCGACAAGAATGATAAAAAAGCCCACAATGCATCTACTGAGAGTGAGTTTTCTAATTTCGAGGTTTTGTTCCGATATATTCGCTTCTAACATTAAATGCTCACATAACTTACAGCTCAAGATCGTTTGTCCTTTGACTCAGAAGAACCCTTAAAACCGTCTAGCCATCTCGCGAACGAATCGGTTGCTCCTTTAAGATCATTAAATACAGCTGATCTCATCATATGGGCTGCACAAGTAGCAAGCGGGATGGAGTACTTGGCATCGCAAAAAGTTATGCACGGTGATCTGGCTGCTCGGAACATTCTATTATGTGATGATAATGTAGTAAAGATTTGCGATTTTGGACTGGCACGAACTATTTATCGACACAACGTTTacaagaaaaatggcgaagCTTTGCTGCCATTCAAATGGCTGGCAATAGAATGCATCACGGATAATATTTTTAACACCCAGTCGGATGTGTGGGCATACGGCATAGTGTTATGGGAGCTGTTTTCTCTCGGTAAGATGCCATACCCAGGGCTGGACGCCAATCTCGAGCTATACAATATGTTACAAGAAGGATACAGGATGCAAAAACCCCAATTCGCCAATCGAGATATCTACGATATTATGCTAAATTGCTGGGCAGAAGATCCAACTGCTCGACCCTCGTTTACAGATCTCAGGCGCCGATTCAATGCAATGATGCCCGAGGAGGT
- the LOC126576178 gene encoding hemicentin-1-like produces the protein MNRIVVFLMIIVSIVILGSFGLATSRKGDDGDAAVYLPLIEWPADEVVLGFGETWNVTCICKEPIVWKPFDAEHSWEPPNINVSIHNTTDIKKPYGSMLSITNASALMVGRYYCVHFEKQHEDLDEMITENVASSIYVYVEDPHQLVVPLPVKYFYKNKGFVILCKPSHPDVEVELCDKIYKNCKGTSDPTKGFYTLESSYIRLEEYYCKANGMNHTAIREPTSKNFFEWLKKPTIKSNVGDNIPMGKAVRLTCSFVGNVDRNIKISWKILPNYLPAEIDNTISIRKQTRTPSDSSASSLVTRDLIIENATIEHKRTYRCEVFEGEGNTYYHNFKLHVRESPDDFVELSTAHNRTSINRWINSNGETTPIEIIIHYKSYPSNITYEWFKDYTGQIDIDEVAVYKQEKTDDYIKLRIHQPKSYNTDIYTLVVQAGTAKAMYNMSVFVHDKPSLDMDSIQAAVGDDVYFQCVSEAYPSPTVSFMVQPCKEVPWGNCPTVNSTEAEWHAATENISSIFWSIATYKLHVSGPGIMYCKANNSVGNAMTQAYLLIQNISEFMTLEIVEPKGVITVGDNVTIVCSVMIFVDPVDVTFERNGKKLPGTVTQNDSKMHKIQLTLWNVGLNHTGEIFCNVTYRRNRRPEEATFIHMEVIDAVAPHLRSGVINQTLIVDALKPIILECDVGGTPKPKITWFKDGKPFEYNKSNSTLSLIVIEYAVPTHTGRYECIAANKKGNKKLTRNVIIRIPKGI, from the exons ATGAACAGAATTGTGGTGTTTCTTATGATTATTGTGAGCATTGTAATCCTTGGAAGCTTTGGTTTGGCTACATCAAGGAAGG GCGATGATGGAGATGCTGCAGTTTACTTACCCCTAATCGAATGGCCAGCTGACGAGGTAGTGCTTGGGTTTGGAGAAACATGGAATGTTACATGCATTTGTAAAGAACCCATCGTATGGAAGCCTTTTGATGCCGAACATTCCTGG GAGCCTCCGAACATCAATGTTTCAATTCACAACACAACCGATATCAAAAAGCCTTATGGTAGCATGCTTTCAATAACAAACGCATCTGCATTGATGGTTGGCCGGTACTACTGTGTACATTTCGAGAAGCAACATGAAGATCTAGATGAGATGATTACTGAAAACGTAGCCAGCAGCATCTATGTTTATGTTGAAGATCCTCATCAACTCGTGGTACCACTTCCAGTTAAATATTTCTATAAAAACAAAGGATTCGTTATTTTATGCAAACCGTCGCATCCTGATGTAGAGGTGGAATTGTGCGACAAAATCTACAAA AACTGTAAAGGAACTTCAGATCCAACAAAAGGGTTTTACACGTTAGAAAGCTCCTACATTCGTTTGGAGGAATACTACTGTAAAGCCAATGGCATGAATCATACTGCTATTCGTGAGCCAACCTCGAAAA ATTTTTTCGAATGGTTAAAAAAGCCAACCATCAAAAGCAATGTAGGAGATAATATACCTATGGGAAAGGCCGTTCGTCTGACCTGCAGTTTCGTGGGCAATGTGGAtagaaacattaaaatatccTGGAAAATACTACCAAACTACTTACCGGCCGAAATA GACAATACAATCTCAATACGAAAACAAACTAGAACTCCTTCGGACAGTAGCGCTAGTTCGCTTGTCACGCGTGATCTCATAATCGAAAATGCTACAATCGAGCACAAAAGAACCTATCGGTGCGAAGTGTTTGAGGGTGAAGGGAATACCTACTACCACAATTTTAAGTTGCATGTTAGAGAGTCACCTGACGATTTTGTTGAACTAAGTACAGCACACAACCGAACGTCCATCAATCGATGGATAAACAGCAATGGAGAAACAACGCCGATTGAAATTATTATCCATTATAAATCCTATCCCTCCAACATAACCTATGAGTGGTTCAAGGATTACACAGGCCAAATAGATATCGATGAAGTAGCCGTGTATAAACAAGAAAAAACCGATGATTATATCAAACTGAGAATCCATCAACCGAAGTCGTACAATACAGACATTTACACACTTGTAGTTCAAGCTGGTACCGCGAAAGCGATGTACAACATGTCCGTTTTTGTGCATG ACAAGCCTTCCTTGGATATGGATAGTATACAAGCAGCTGTAGGAGATGATGTCTATTTCCAGTGCGTGTCCGAGGCTTATCCCTCACCGACAGTGAGTTTCATGGTCCAGCCATGTAAGGAAGTACCCTGGGGAAATTGCCCGACAGTAAATAGTACAGAAGCGGAGTGGCAT GCAGCAACAGAGAACATATCCAGCATTTTTTGGTCAATAGCAACATACAAACTGCATGTGAGTGGACCTGGAATCATGTACTGCAAAGCTAACAATTCCGTAGGAAATGCAATGACGCAAGCCTATTTATTGATACAAAATATTTCCGAATTTATGACGCTGGAAATTGTTGAACCTAAGGGTGTGATTACTGTCGGAGATAACGTAACCATCGTCTGCTCGGTTATGATTTTCGTAGACCCCGTTGACGTGACATTCGAGCGCAATGGAAAGAAGCTCCCAGGAACCGTGACACAAAACGATtcaaaaatgcacaaaatcCAACTCACTCTGTGGAATGTTGGCCTAAATCATACGGGAGAAATATTCTGTAATGTGACATACAGGAGGAACAGAAGACCAGAAGAGGCAACGTTCATTCATATGGAAGTAATAGATGCAGTCGCTCCTCATTTGCGTTCAGGCGTTATCAATCAAACTCTAATCGTTGATGCACTGAAGCCCATTATACTCGAGTGTGATGTTGGTGGAACTCCTAAACCAAAGATAACGTGGTTCAAAGATGGAAAGCCTTTCGAATACAATAAAAGCAATTCGACACTAAGCTTAATAGTAATTGAATATGCCGTTCCAACGCATACTGGACGATACGAATGCATTGCggcaaataaaaaaggaaataagaaGCTAACCAGGAACGTTATCATACGAA tTCCAAAAGGCATTTAA